The DNA region ccacccgtgtcactTGACACGGACCATGTCAGGTAGAAGGAGAATGAAGCaaaaaacagtagcctgacacggccgaccgtgtcagctgacacggccacccgtgtcacctgacactGGTCGTGTCAGGCAGAAGGAGAATGAAGTaaaaaacagtagcctgacacggcctgtgtcaggcCTTATCGCATACCATGTCAAGCCTCATGGGCGTGTCAAGTGAAGTAGTGAGCTGACACGGCCactcgtgtcagctgacacaggccgtgtcagcccaagcccaaaattttcccttttcatcGGGCTTTTGGTTATTGGGCTTGCAGAGAGATTTTTGGACATGTTCATCTattgcttggaattttcactatataagagaaccttctaccaaataaaagatcatcttggaacgaGGCGAACACAGTATTATTAGACAAGcaaggattacagagatcaagaaattcggagagcggaaggttttcatgagcggaagcgattgaagatccacgtcatccaattacttgtaatgtgtatttttttatcactacgccaaaaatgacttttaacagcgcatcttagacagcgcttttaaaagaaagtgctgtctaaggttaaaattaaaataaaacacggaaaatgttccaaaaaaataatgaaagcgctgtctaagggggggtcttagacagcgctttctaaaagcgctgtctaagacccccccttagacagcgcttttagaaagcgcttttaaatatagaccttagtcagcgcttttgataaagcgctgtctaaagtctttaaattaaaaaaaaaattaaaaccaaaagcgctgtctaaggggggtttagaaagcgcttttggaaagcgctgtctacggcataccttagaaagcgctttccacaaaagcgctgtctaaggtctaattaaaataaaatttcagactccatttcaattttcgttgtctgttcttttgttttccctcctgcgaaCGTTGAAACCCTATCAGCGAAAACCATAACAGCGAACACGAATACACTTCCATTTTTCGGTTTCAATCATTTCTCTTTCTCTGTCGAATCTCTTACTTTAAAGTTTCAAGCTTTTTTTTTTACGTATTTTAATTTCGACTTTTTAATTACACTTTCTTTTTCCCTATTTTGCATCTTGGATTCCCTTAAGAGATTAAAGTTGCTTTTTTTCTCTACTTTTCATCATCGATTACACTTAATTAATTTCGCTGTTTTTTGGGGTATTTTTTCTCCATTTTAGGTATTTTCTAAATTAAACCTTTGTTTCATTGTCTTTCTCGCATGATGCATGCTTTTTTGTTGGGATTTTTGATGTGAAGGAAGGGTTTTGTTCCTTAAATGTTTTGTTGGGCTGAGGCTAGTTATGTAATTTCATTGTTTTTCGCAGATCTAGTTTAACCTTTGCTCATTTTGGTTTTCATCTGATCCAAGACAAAGGGGTTGCGGTTGCTATGTCGTCTCTCAGCAGAGAGTTGGTGTTCTTAATCTTGCAGTTTCTGGATGAGGAAAAGTTTAAAGAGACAGTTCACAAATGAGACTTTTCTTCCATTTCAGTGTTTTAGTATTAATTATTGTGATTAGTAATATTAGGTTTTACTAATGCTATTTAGCACTATCTTTTTATTTTTAGCACATTAATTGATTATGtgtttttcaatttttgaaaataataggCTTGAACAAGAATCCGGGTTTTTCTTTAACATGAAGTATTTTGAAGATGAAGTGCATAGTGGGAATTGGGACGAGGTTGAGAGATACCTCTCGGGTTTTACGAAAGTCGATGATAATAGATATTCCATGAAGATATTTTTCGAGATAAGGAAGCAGAAGTATTTGGAAGCATTAGACAAGTAAGCTCACTATGACTTCACTTTTATGGTAACTAGACACTCAATAATCATTTTGGTGTAAGTTTGGAACTTAACCGGTTTTGGTTTTAATTTTGGTAGGCATGATCGGTCCAAGGGTGTGGAAATACTAGTGAAGGATTTGAAAGTTTTTGCTACTTTTAATGAAGAATTGTTCAAGGAAATCACACAGCTTTTGACATTGGAGAATTTTAGGTAAGGATATAATTTTTTTCATATTTAGTATGTGTTTGCACACATAAAATCTAATCCCGATTCCCGAGGCACTTTTAACGTGGAAAATGAGAAGCTGGTGACTTCTTAACACAATTTTGTCTAACTTGATGATTTACCAAACATGCACTTAGTGTTAAACTAAACTTAATCTGTTTCTTACTGTACTATAGGGAAAATGAACAATTATCCAAATATGGTGATACGAAGTCCGCGAGAGCAATCATGTTGGTTGAGCTCAAAAAATTGATTGAGGAAAATCCCTTATTTCGCGATAAATTGCAATTTCCCAATCTTAAGAACTCAAGATTGCGGACACTCATCAATCAAAGGTAATATCTTATGTATGAGATACTGACCTGTCAATCAATATAGAACACATGTTTGTTCTTTGCACGGAATAACTTTCATGTACATGTATGAGATACTGACTTGTTAACCAAATATTGAACACAGGTTTGTTCTTTGTACGTAATAACTTTCTTGTACACTAAGGCCAAGACATTGCTTTTGACATTTTAATTGATGGTGATCATACTACAAACTAGTTTTGTGTTATTGTTATTCAACCGCCCGAACTCCAATTTTATTTTACTTGGCGATAGGACTCGTTCTACTAGTTTGCCTTCTGTTGTAACTTCAattttggaatttttatcatGTAATGTGTTGTAATATTTAGAATTCTAAAAGTGAAGTTACATCATAAAAATGTGTTATTGTATATTATTGAATGACTGATTTCCTTTTTCACTTTGAAACTAAATGACAGCTTGAATTGGCAACATCAACTTTGTAAGAATCCACGGCCAAATCCAGATATAAAAACTCTTTTTGTGGATCACACTTGTGGACAACCAAATGGTGCACGGGCTCCATCACCTGCCAATATGCCACTACTAGGATCCTTACCGAAGGTTGGAGGATTTCCTCCTCTCGGTGCACATGGGGTAGGCCACTACACTGCTTTGGTTTAATAATAGTTGCATAATATATCACTTTTGATTCTTATTTTGGTGTTGAGATGTTTGTTCTCTGGTCATGTGTTCAGCCGTTTCAACCAACTCCAGCACTTGTGTCGATGCCCCTGGCTGGTTGGATGTCAAATCCTACCACTGTAGCACATGCCTCGGTTTCTGGAGGAGGAGCTATAGGTCTTGGTGTTGGTGCACCATCAATGCCTGGTATTCCTATTCTTTTGCATTCTGTTATCTCTAGCTCTTCATATCTAGTGGTGCTATGAGTTCGTAGGCTATGTTTACTGCatataatatttaatttaatgaaTGTCATTATATTGCCTTCTTAAGCTGCTTTGAAGCACCCTAGGACACCTCCAACTAATCcttataaacctggaaaaaatgtggttttaaacaaaagcttcaaaaattttcgtataccttagacagcgcttttgtaaaaagcgctgtctaaggggggattagaaagcgctttaggcaaaagcgctgtctaagggggggcttagacagcgctttttgaaaagcgctgtctaaggtatacctaaaaaaattaaaataggagggtcttagaaagcgcttttggccaaagcgctgtctaagggggtggggcttagacaacgcttttcaaaagcgctgtctaaggtatacctaaaaaatttaaaataagagggtcttataaagcgcttttggccaaagcgctgtctaaggggggggggggcttagacagcgcttttaagatttaaaaaagcgctgtctaaacctttagcagcggaggtttagacagcgctttaaagcgctgtctaaggctaaaaaaagcgctgtctaaggtcttgtttgttgtagtgtatcttgaatttattttgaataatatgagtatctaaaccccccaatgctagggggtgtccctgatttagaattgtaacgaatttgagtatacttttgcatttataatattattcttacggtaaccttttgatgtgtttaatgctttctctttcggacaaatcgagattgttttgtggttatcaattaggttggaccgtcattgataaggttttcataaggttactctgcagtagatatcacataggactagggataccctgtatgaaccagggtgtttttgatataataaagcttaactttactttaattgcctatggacatagaaattagggtagattgattaaaggttttctcaccaaggacttgggagaaaatacccttgagaactggtagtaattgatatttgttgatgcaatagtgactcagagttgttacagggataaatcatacaccttccctggcattgttactcttaccttgcaaacccttattttcatccttatttgcctttgccttttatttttataattttgaatctaaaaacccaaatcatactttttgtttaattgaatgaa from Lathyrus oleraceus cultivar Zhongwan6 chromosome 1, CAAS_Psat_ZW6_1.0, whole genome shotgun sequence includes:
- the LOC127111899 gene encoding protein TOPLESS: MRSWENEQLSKYGDTKSARAIMLVELKKLIEENPLFRDKLQFPNLKNSRLRTLINQSLNWQHQLCKNPRPNPDIKTLFVDHTCGQPNGARAPSPANMPLLGSLPKVGGFPPLGAHGPFQPTPALVSMPLAGWMSNPTTVAHASVSGGGAIGLGVGAPSMPAALKHPRTPPTNPYKPGKNVGNDFGLKFVGKALRSLQGRALGWSSGNVNMGEVKVMIVCYIEQGNGAFCSNDHVECRVIWWFKAKQWFWFFVAC
- the LOC127111883 gene encoding protein TOPLESS; this encodes MSSLSRELVFLILQFLDEEKLEQESGFFFNMKYFEDEVHSGNWDEVERYLSGFTKVDDNRYSMKIFFEIRKQKYLEALDKHDRSKGVEILVKDLKVFATFNEELFKEITQLLTLENFR